One stretch of Bombina bombina isolate aBomBom1 chromosome 7, aBomBom1.pri, whole genome shotgun sequence DNA includes these proteins:
- the LOC128635948 gene encoding N-alpha-acetyltransferase 80-like, producing MMSISSHPTEKYVNDQWTLQARSNPRVLPYPNVALVPLHHRPDLKGSCADLLNQQWRRSLGARIHSLEKSSDDFPACLVLIGSPDGPALGHARLCRVIGHPDSLFVESVVVSTELRGMGYGRRLMEATECYSRGRGFRNLYLTTHDKQDFYAHLGYTLTEPVQNMGSLGTLLPMSMLQSMTTTRTDLTSKRAPHSPPNHPHSPLSATNNSPSLFSSHPLSGSVPPPPPLPSIPPPTASSVDAPSSSTAFGSSNSANTPPPPPPLPSPVHAQASLSVAAPSSAPAFGPSTSANTPPPPPPLPFPAQASLSIAAPSIFSSLNSAPPPPPFPPIAPPPPPPPSLPSAPSVTPSVQDIGATSALQTPYRDFRGEPIYWMKKSI from the coding sequence gGTTTTGCCCTATCCCAATGTTGCTCTTGTTCCTTTGCATCATCGTCCAGATCTGAAGGGATCTTGTGCAGATCTTCTGAATCAGCAGTGGCGTCGGAGCCTTGGAGCTCGGATCCATTCCTTGGAGAAATCCTCTGATGACTTCCCAGCATGTTTGGTGCTCATTGGCTCTCCAGATGGCCCTGCCCTTGGCCATGCTCGTCTCTGTAGAGTGATTGGACACCCAGATAGCTTATTTGTAGAGTCAGTAGTGGTCAGCACGGAGCTCAGAGGAATGGGCTATGGCCGGCGCTTGATGGAGGCAACAGAGTGTTATTCACGAGGCAGGGGCTTCCGAAATCTCTACCTCACCACCCATGACAAGCAGGACTTCTACGCTCACTTAGGCTATACCCTAACAGAACCTGTCCAGAATATGGGTTCTCTGGGTACCTTGCTGCCTATGAGCATGTTACAGAGCATGACAACCACAAGGACTGACCTTACTTCGAAACGTGCACCCCATTCTCCTCCAAATCACCCACACTCCCCACTTTCTGCAACAAATAATTCACCTTCTCTATTCTCCTCTCACCCACTTTCTGGTTCTGTACCACCACCCCCTCCACTTCCCTCCATTCCACCTCCTACTGCTTCGTCAGTTGATGCACCTTCATCTTCTACAGCTTTTGGATCTTCTAACTCCGCTAATacaccacccccaccccctccactTCCCTCTCCTGTTCATGCACAGGCTTCTCTGTCAGTTGCTGCACCTTCATCTGCTCCAGCTTTTGGACCTTCTACCTCAGCTAATACACCACCACCACCCCCTCCACTTCCTTTTCCTGCACAGGCTTCCTTGTCAATTGCTGCaccttcaattttttcttcattaaattctgcaccaccccctcctcctttccCACCTATTGCaccaccccctcctcctcccccttcACTCCCATCTGCTCCATCAGTTACCCCTTCGGTACAGGATATAGGCGCTACCTCTGCTCTACAAACCCCATACAGGGATTTCCGTGGAGAGCCCATATATTGGATGAAGAAAAGTATTTGA